GATTGGTGTGTTGCGTGAAAGTGTGTGCAGCAGGGAAAAAGGCTAAAAAGCTTGGAGCtcaagaagaggaaaaagggTCGAAAAGCCCAACTTGCAGCACACGCaaaggaagggaaggtgcaAAAGCTCTGCAACTGCCCTGCAAGGCTTGGTGGGATATGACCAGGGTAGGTGGATAGACACAATGGATTCTGGCCAATACTCTCTTGGGACAATGGAGACGGCCCCACAAGACAAGCTAGCTGCTTGGGGCAAAGTGAAATGGATGAGGTCAGCAGGTCGAGCCAGTCAGATACATTGGCACACTGTGCCAAATTCAACGTGATAACTAGGCTATTGGCACTGCTCTCTCTGTTCAGCAAAAAGATCCACTTCAACCCATCAATCATCATCGTCAATGAACAGTCTGTCTGAGGATTGAAGAGCTGTGGAAGAGGTCAGCCAACCTGATGCAAACCGAAGCTCATTGTTCTTAGCCACTTGAAACACTCGTATCCATTTTGCCTATTGTGTATCCAGGTTTCATCTTTGTCAGCTTTGGTCTGACCTGAAGAACTCAATCTTGATAACATCTGaagcctccttcttggcttGTCACGATGAAGCTGGTCATTGGTATCCTTCGATCCGTACGCCCAAGATTGGGGAATCCTTTCACACGACCCCTGCAACCCATTCGCTGGGCCAGGTTCCAGGCATTCGAGGCAGAGTTTGACCCTGAAGAGCTGGCAAAGGCGAGATCATGGCACGCGACCTTCGACGGTAGCCAGCTTCCCAAGGGCCAGACAAGTTACGCGCGCTCAAGCGGCCCCGGTGGACAGCACGTCAATAAGTTAGTTTCTGCCATCTAGCAGCCGACGCTCATTACTCACCATCCCCTCAGAACTGAAAGCAAAGCCATCACTGTGTGGCCTGTGAAGGACCTCCTGTCGGTTTTGCCGAAACTGCTGCACCGAGGCATCAGAGAATCGAAATATTACACGGCCAGATCGGATTCATTGACGCTGCAGGCACAGACGCACCGGCACAGAGAGGCCAACACAGAAGAGAACCAGCATAAACTCATCGATGAAGTTAAGAGGATATACGCAGAGACAGTCCCAGGCGAGACGAGCccggacaagaagaagaagcacgccGAGATGTGAGTGGACGCGTCGAAACTCGCTGCGGCAAGCCAGAAACTGACAGACCCGCACACGCAGAGCAAAGTCATTCAACGAAGGACGGCTCAGGCAGAAGAAACAGCTGGGCTCCAAGAAGCAGAGTCGACGGTCGGCATTCGACTGAGTGGCCGACCCAGAGATGGTACATAGGTGTATATGGTGGCACGCGTGGCACGCGTTGCACGTGCGCTCGCTATTTCGGTCCAGCGCCGCGAGTAATGGGGATTCGAACCGCATGGCGGTGGTGCTGAATCGCGGCGTGCTTTGCTCGCCTAGCTCAAGCCGGCACAGGTGACTAAGACATGCACATACACACCGGCCCGTTGTGGACGTTgagaagggcgaggtggGGTATTAAGGGGTCCAAACTGCAGACTCCAGAGCTGAACCAAGGTGCGGCCTTGGGCACAGGAACGTTCTGGGCCCTGAACTTTGAGTTTAGAGGACAACTGCAGAACTAACTGCAACTTTCCGAACTCGCCTTCTTTTCAAGGGTCCTTCTCCAGGACGGATGAGGAGACGACAAGGATTTGCGGAGCCGACCGGGTTGCCGGGTATAACCATGGTGCCCGCTCGATGCTGGGTTAAAGAAGAGGTAGAAGGAAATTCGGTGCATTTAGCAGGTGAGAAGCGCTCGGGTATCGATGGCGGGGAACAAAGAAAGATGATATGGCATAAGATATTTGTAGAAACAAACCTACTCTCATCCCGGGGCATACAATAACAGTATTTGGGTACTTACATCCAAAAGTCTGGGGTGGCGCTCAGTGCAGTCAGGTATTGTCCCGAAACAGTCAGATCTGTCGCTCTCAATTTCATCCTACAGGAGGCAACCCGACATTCTGCTTCTTCAGGGCTTGCTGCCTCTTGACTGCGAATGTCATAGGAACGCCCGGACTGACTGGGGGGGCGCCTATGGGTGAGAGTATGGACCAGTGTCGCCGGCTAcggtagtggtggtgggtgggggCCGCGTCTCTATGGAATCTTACTCGGCTCCTTTATTCCTTCATCCATCCCTGATGTCGACGCTCATTGCCATTGGGTCGGTTCATCGTGATAGAGTGTGGTTGGAAGATGGTGACGAGCTGCGATGCTTGAAAGGGTATCATTTGCATCAGAACAGGCGCAATCAGCAACTCTTCAGCACTTTAGGTGCTCGAATGTAAGTAGGTATCTGCagtaaggtacctaggtacccagAGGCACCTTGGGTACAGGGTAGGTATCTAGCTGAAGCCTGAAAGACCTGGAGGCCGTCGGTTGGTGTGACTAGCGCGGTGTTAGTGCTTCCCGCCCGGCGGAACCCACTTGTTCGTCTCTTTCCCATCCAGTCTCATTCAATCCATATCAATCCGTCCctctccttcatcttctcctctttcctcCGTCTCACTCTTGCTCGCCATCAATCACTCACACCAGTTCCCGGCATCGTCTCTGCGTCTGCGCCGCCCATCGCCTGCTTaactcctcgacgccccTGATCACGTTGATCTGCGACCCGGCGTCATAGAGTGACAGCACATCACCCACCCCCTTCATCAACTTGCTGGGACTGGTGTGCTTGCTAATTTGACCCCTGTTGTCTCTGGACGGGCAATTGGCCCCGCGGACCCCTCGAACCTCGTACTTCCTCGACCCGCGACCCTCGACCTTCgaccacctccacctccgaAGCGGAAAGCCAACTCGGACAGGGACTGTCGATCATCAAATCAGCCCAAACAATCAATCCAAACCACCTGCCGTGCCCACTTTGTCACCTGCTCTCTCCTTTTGAAGCAATCAGTCTTCGCCCGAACAACAGCCCCGCCCAGGACTTGGTCTCTTTTTGctgcttcttttctttctttctagCCGACACGACTATTTCCTACCCCTTCTGCCATCCCCTTTCTAGCAGTTGTAATCCGCTTTGTGGACAAAGAAACTGTTGAACCAACCAACATTGGCCCCAGCTGACGGTCTACCTTTGAGGCGACCCCAAAAACACCAACCCGGTTTCCGCCTCTTGCTTACCCCGCCAACCTCAACCGCCCTCCGAATCCGCGCCCACCAACTTCCCGACCGACTCTTCTTCCCGGATAATCACCCAGCCCTCGACCGGTGGGTGACGCCCGCCATCTCGAACCCTCGTAACTCCAACCCTGCCATCGAACTCCCCCCGGGCCGCATCGATGGCTTCCAACGGTTCCAATGGAGCCTCTCAGCAGCCTCAGGTCCAGCCCTGCAGATACAAGGTCGGCAAGACGCTGGGCGCTGGCTCTTACTCCGTCGTGAAGGAATGCGTCCACATCGATACCGGTCGCTACTACGCCGCAAAGGTCATCAACAAGCGATTGATGGCCGGCCGAGAACACATGGTGCGTCCTTTCTCCGTCTAATCTTCGAGTGCCTAGCCGAGCACCAAAGCTGACAAGCCCCTTTTTCACAGGTCCGCAACGAGATCGCAGTGCTGAAAAAGGTCTCCATGGGCAACCAGAACATCCTGACCCTCGTCGACTACTTCGAAACCATGAACAACCTCTACCTCGTCACCGACCTGGCTCTCGGCGGTGAGCTCTTTGACCGAATCTGCCGCAAAGGCAGCTACTTCGAGtccgatgccgccgaccttgTCCGCGCCACCCTCTCCGCCGTCGCGTACCTGCACGACCACGGCATCGTCCACCGCGACCTGAAGCCCGAGAACCTCCTTTTCCGCACACCAGAAGACAATGCAGACCTCCTAATTGCCGATTTCGGACTGAGCCGCATTATGGATGAGGAGCAGTTCCACGTCCTGACCACGACATGCGGCACCCCTGGATACATGGCTCCCGAGATCTTCAAAAAGATTGGCCATGGCAAACCCGTCGATGTCTGGGCTATTGGCGTCATCACCTACTTCCTCCTGTGCGGCTACACGCCCTTCGACCGCGACAGCGATTTCGAGGAGATGCAGGCCATCCTGAACGCCGACTACAGTTTCACGCCCTTCGACTACTGGCGCGGCGTCTCCGACCATGCCAAGGACTTCATCCGTCGCTGCCTCACCATCGACCCGAACAAGCGCATGACGGCGCATGACGCCCTGCAGCACcccttcgtcgccggctACCTCAACAACGGCGAAGGTGAAGGCCAGAACCTGTTGCCAACCGTCAAGAAGAACTTCAACGCTCGCAGGACCCTGCATGCTGCCATTGATACCGTCCGCGCCATCAACAAGCTCCGCGAGGGTCAGGCCAACTTGATGGACGGGGCCAAGTCGCAAGAACCCACACGGGGCGCCGCGGCTCTGAAGACCCAGCCAAACACGAGAAAGGACGATAGCGCCATCAGTATAAGTAGCCAGGGTGATAAGGACTCGGGCTACGGTACCCAGCCCGAAGCTGATAGCCAGACTGATGTTGTCATGACAGATGCCGGGCCAACGCTGAGCAGTGTACCAGCCAGCCTGCGGCCAGGCAGTGAGCAGAACAAAGTGGTTGAAACGAGCAGGGGCCTGTGGAGTGGTTCTGCATTGCGACGATAGTCCCGTCGCGATGCCGTACCAAGTGTGAAGGTCACAGCCTTCCACGAAGATCTGCATAAGGCAGACAACTTGCAATCTGTTGAGGGGACACAGCCTTTGAGATTTGACTGTCTGACCAAGGAGGCTTTGAGGGGTCTCTTCACGCACATGCGAGGAGGTCGTGCGGCAAAGAGCCTGGGAGAAGTCAAAGCAACGGCCACAGTGTTTCCTCTGTCACAAGGCGGCATTGTCTCTGGTGTCACAAACCTGTCTGCTGAGAGCATGATCAGGGGAATGACAAGTCTGGCAGTGGAAGAAATAGCAAGGAAACTAGATACCTCAGGTTGACATCCGCGGACTGGCTCCGCCATTGGATGTCACACACTGACTGTGGGTTGGGCCGAATTGCGGCACCAATTCCCTTTCTTTACTTTTTTCATGTTTAGCAAGATTCCTACAGGCATATATCAAGGACAGGACTCGGATAAGCAGCCCGTTTAATGGAATGATATGAACGGACCCAGCCAGTCCTTCTGATTGATGGTTAGCGGAGGCTTCTCAAGTCATGTTGGCGTCAGTCTCTTGTCGACTCATGTGACATCGCGACGTCCTATAGAGAAGCAAGTCTCTGGGTCATATAGACAATATCCGGGCCTCCGATTAGGCTATCTTTTGCAGATATGGGCTTGATGACGACGCCAAGTGGAAACAGTGTTCTGTTGTGTCTATTTCATTGCGGACAAAGACTCTAGATCGATGTGACCTGTTTAATAGAAATCCTAGGGTCTTGCTACTTTGACTCATACACAACTGGAACTTTCATTGTCTACGCGGGAGAGCAACCTGGGCCGACCTTGTAGAACAAATGCTAGCCTTCTGTCTCATACCCTCAGCAGTCGTAGATTCTCGCACCGGCGTAGTCGCTGGTCTCCAGGCAGGGGGAGGTGCATGCCACGCAGCGCTGGTTGTTCCCATAAGGTACCTGCGAGCTCgcgcagctgctgcagcggTTCGGGTCGACGGACCTGTAGTTGCAGTCGTAGCAGGTCGCGGCAGAtgcggcggaggcgaggaGCGTGAGGGCggagacgagggcggcgaactTCATGGCAGCGAGAGTCGGGCTTCTTTGGAAGTCTTTCGGACAGGTGATGGGCTTTTTTGGGGGTGTCTTTTTTTGCGCGGGTGTTTCTGGTTGTATCTCGTCAGCACATCAGTAAGAGCATTCGCTGTTTGAAGTCATACCTGGTACTAGTAGTCTGGCCGAAGTCGTAAAATGTTGAGGATGCGGATTCTATCTCTGTCATATTCGGGGGCGGGCAGAGATGATTTATAGCCAGCCACCCGAACCCATTCCGGACGAGCGGCTCTTGCGGACTTTGAGGCATCATCATACGATACAGATCGACAGGAGTCCTGCTTCTAGGGGTCGCCTTTTTGCAGTCATCCAGCGTTCTTCTGCCGACGTTCCTGGTAGGAGCTGTCTCGACTGTGGATATTATCGTTGTTGGTCGAAGCTAATTATATTGCACCGGTATGGTACTATTGATGGTATCCGGGAAGGGGATGCCTGATGCTAAACTCCAACGGAGTCGGGCTCGCGATCAAAAACCCCGGTCGTCTTACACCCGCGAAGTATCCCCTCAACTGCGAGACGACTCCTTCCCCTCTCTTACTCTACTCTTTTCTCAGTGGTGCATTGGGCAAGGGCTACTCTGATAGTTCCTAGGAATCATTCAAGGCGGTCCTTTTGCCAAGTAAGCATTTGCAATGGAACGATGAAAACGCCAACGACCTATTCAAGCCTCATGTCGACACCTCGCTCCCCCAGCTTTCACCCTTGGGTCACCTTGCCATCTATCCATTCATCGACATTAGGAGTTTAAGTAAGGAAGCAAACCTTTATTCTTGACACTGCCACTCTGGTCTCCCAtccatcttcctcttttGTATTGGTCCTGAAGGGCGTCTACACTCTTTTCCTCATTCTTGCCAACCAAATTTATCCACACTGGTTCGAAATTCAACAACCTCCTCTTCCAACTCGGCATACCGTATAACCGTTTTCTGCAGCACGGTTCTGAAGACATCGTACGGTCTGCCTGTGGaagctggcggaggctgTGTATTTCCCACGCAAAGAGACGCCAGAAACTCAACCAGCTGAAGGCCAAAATCTCGGTTTCCAGAACCTCCGCAACCACCTGCCTATCTTACACCCTATCACCAGTTCTGGCACAGGGACTTGGTAGGGAACTAGAACCAGAGC
The DNA window shown above is from Colletotrichum destructivum chromosome 2, complete sequence and carries:
- a CDS encoding Putative peptide chain release factor class I gives rise to the protein MKLVIGILRSVRPRLGNPFTRPLQPIRWARFQAFEAEFDPEELAKARSWHATFDGSQLPKGQTSYARSSGPGGQHVNKTESKAITVWPVKDLLSVLPKLLHRGIRESKYYTARSDSLTLQAQTHRHREANTEENQHKLIDEVKRIYAETVPGETSPDKKKKHAEIAKSFNEGRLRQKKQLGSKKQSRRSAFD
- a CDS encoding Putative serine/threonine-protein kinase, active, with product MASNGSNGASQQPQVQPCRYKVGKTLGAGSYSVVKECVHIDTGRYYAAKVINKRLMAGREHMVRNEIAVLKKVSMGNQNILTLVDYFETMNNLYLVTDLALGGELFDRICRKGSYFESDAADLVRATLSAVAYLHDHGIVHRDLKPENLLFRTPEDNADLLIADFGLSRIMDEEQFHVLTTTCGTPGYMAPEIFKKIGHGKPVDVWAIGVITYFLLCGYTPFDRDSDFEEMQAILNADYSFTPFDYWRGVSDHAKDFIRRCLTIDPNKRMTAHDALQHPFVAGYLNNGEGEGQNLLPTVKKNFNARRTLHAAIDTVRAINKLREGQANLMDGAKSQEPTRGAAALKTQPNTRKDDSAISISSQGDKDSGYGTQPEADSQTDVVMTDAGPTLSSVPASLRPGSEQNKVVETSRGLWSGSALRR
- a CDS encoding Putative growth factor receptor cysteine-rich domain superfamily, with product MKFAALVSALTLLASAASAATCYDCNYRSVDPNRCSSCASSQVPYGNNQRCVACTSPCLETSDYAGARIYDC